From a region of the Pseudanabaena sp. ABRG5-3 genome:
- the bioD gene encoding dethiobiotin synthase, protein MTKPLLIVGSDTGVGKTVLTAALAAYWLTYRDRNFSPNTPSTALGIYKPLQSGEGDREFYNQTFSLSQTLAEITPLYFETPIAPAIAAHKEGKAIDLGLIWQQFQKLQQQKECLLVEAMGGLGSPITDEYIVADLARDWHLDTILVVPVRLGAISQAIANVALATLQKVKLRGIVLSCSQIYTEEEIEQLAPPQMISRLTSVPVFGILPCIENLSDISQLAHAASDLDIERILV, encoded by the coding sequence ATGACGAAACCTTTATTGATTGTTGGTAGTGATACGGGTGTGGGTAAGACAGTATTAACCGCAGCCCTAGCCGCCTATTGGTTAACCTATCGCGATCGCAATTTTTCTCCAAATACCCCTAGTACAGCTTTAGGCATTTATAAGCCTTTGCAATCGGGAGAAGGCGATCGCGAATTTTATAATCAAACATTTTCCCTATCGCAAACCCTTGCGGAAATTACACCCCTATATTTTGAAACTCCCATTGCCCCTGCGATCGCTGCTCATAAGGAAGGAAAAGCGATCGATTTGGGACTAATTTGGCAACAGTTCCAGAAGTTGCAACAACAAAAGGAATGTTTGCTAGTTGAGGCAATGGGAGGCTTAGGCTCGCCGATTACCGATGAATATATCGTGGCGGATTTGGCGCGAGATTGGCATCTGGATACGATCTTAGTTGTGCCTGTGCGGTTGGGAGCAATTTCTCAAGCGATCGCTAATGTGGCTCTGGCGACTTTGCAAAAGGTGAAGTTGCGTGGCATTGTCCTGAGTTGCTCACAAATCTATACCGAAGAAGAAATTGAGCAGCTTGCACCTCCCCAGATGATTTCCAGACTGACTTCAGTTCCTGTATTTGGCATCCTGCCCTGTATTGAGAATCTCAGTGATATTTCTCAGCTTGCCCATGCTGCTTCCGATTTAGACATAGAAAGAATTCTAGTTTAG